One region of Triticum aestivum cultivar Chinese Spring chromosome 6B, IWGSC CS RefSeq v2.1, whole genome shotgun sequence genomic DNA includes:
- the LOC123133594 gene encoding defensin-like protein CAL1 translates to MALSRRMAASALLMLVLLVATEMGTPTMKAAEARDCLSQSHKFKGSCLSSSNCASICRTENFPGGECKLESFARKCFCKRVC, encoded by the exons ATGGCGCTCTCTCGCCGCATGGCCGCGTCCGCCCTCCTCATGCTGGTCCTCCTCGTCGCCACAG AGATGGGGACGCCGACGATgaaggcggcggaggcgcgggacTGCCTGTCGCAGAGCCACAAGTTCAAGGGCTCATGCCTCAGCAGCAGCAACTGCGCCAGCATCTGCCGCACCGAGAACTTCCCCGGCGGCGAGTGCAAGCTGGAGTCCTTCGCGCGCAAGTGCTTCTGCAAGAGGGTCTGCTAG
- the LOC100136977 gene encoding defensin-like protein CAL1 — MALSGRMAASALLLLLLLLATEMGTPTRKVAEARDCLSKSHKFKGACLSSSNCASICRTENFPGGECKLDSFARKCFCKRVC; from the exons ATGGCGCTCTCTGGTCGCATGGCCGCATCcgccctcctcctgctcctcctcctcctcgccacag AGATGGGGACGCCGACGAGGAAGGTGGCGGAGGCGCGGGACTGCCTGTCCAAGAGCCACAAGTTCAAGGGCGCGTGCCTCAGCAGCAGCAACTGCGCCAGCATCTGCCGCACCGAGAACTTCCCCGGCGGCGAGTGCAAGCTCGACTCCTTCGCGCGCAAGTGCTTCTGCAAGAGGGTCTGCTAG